In Prescottella soli, a genomic segment contains:
- a CDS encoding TauD/TfdA dioxygenase family protein, protein MTTLTNSRTVDIGGHSIEFGPRGMRRCADGFESIPYTQFEVRPVTPYIGAEIHGVDLRDPSAEVVEELRGALLEWKVVFFRDQRITGAQHRDFARHWGELEVHPLLPQGEVPEVVHFERGEDNPGTENIWHVDVTWQKRPPLGSVLRALDVPPAGGDTLWADMGNAYDCLSDEVKERIEGRVAIHDFVPSFGRSMGPEKLAAMKEQYPPVEHPIVRIHPETGRRTLFVNSLFTTHIPDMDPTEGEALLRHLFDQAKVPDFQCRFRWQPNSIAFWDNRATQHYAASDYFPHRRVMERVAVLGDVPA, encoded by the coding sequence ATGACAACGCTGACCAACAGTCGAACGGTCGACATCGGTGGCCACTCGATCGAGTTCGGTCCTCGTGGAATGCGCAGGTGCGCAGACGGATTCGAGTCGATTCCGTACACGCAGTTCGAGGTGCGGCCGGTGACGCCCTACATCGGGGCGGAGATCCACGGCGTGGACCTGCGGGATCCGAGCGCCGAGGTCGTCGAGGAGCTCCGTGGGGCACTGCTCGAGTGGAAGGTCGTGTTCTTTCGCGACCAGCGGATCACCGGCGCCCAGCACCGCGACTTCGCCCGGCACTGGGGCGAACTCGAGGTCCACCCGCTGCTGCCGCAGGGGGAGGTGCCCGAGGTGGTCCACTTCGAGCGCGGCGAGGACAATCCGGGCACCGAGAACATCTGGCACGTGGATGTGACGTGGCAGAAGCGCCCGCCGCTCGGATCGGTGCTCCGCGCCCTGGATGTTCCCCCGGCCGGCGGCGACACGCTGTGGGCCGACATGGGCAACGCCTACGACTGCCTGTCCGACGAGGTCAAGGAGCGGATCGAGGGTCGCGTCGCGATTCACGACTTCGTGCCGTCGTTCGGCCGCTCGATGGGGCCCGAGAAGCTGGCCGCGATGAAGGAGCAGTATCCGCCAGTCGAGCATCCGATCGTCCGGATCCATCCCGAGACCGGTCGGCGGACGTTGTTCGTCAACAGCCTGTTCACCACCCACATCCCCGACATGGACCCCACCGAGGGCGAGGCGCTGCTGCGCCACCTCTTCGATCAGGCCAAGGTGCCGGACTTCCAGTGCCGGTTCCGGTGGCAGCCGAACTCGATCGCGTTCTGGGACAACCGCGCCACGCAGCACTACGCCGCCAGCGACTACTTCCCGCACCGGCGTGTGATGGAGCGGGTGGCCGTTCTCGGCGACGTCCCGGCCTGA
- a CDS encoding MFS transporter — MALALTPVRGKVPRARIFAVLAVIIFFSEIATFEILMVYPAMPHMASAFQTLNIAWVVSIVTLTGATLMPLIGKASDKLGKKRVILGLAVVFVLGSIVCATATSFAVLLAGRAMQGVLVGIVALSYSLVRDIMPRDFVPVALGMVATGIGMSAVAGPFIAGWLIDGFGFHGIFWFMAIYLAVLIPLYWAVVPESPVRTDRPVDYLGTALLGPGVAVLLLGITKGSSWGWTAASTRGLLLLGAAMLVAFVAWQRLAAHPLIDLKILFGRKFGPTVLAVSGLAYMMNAHSMLMPTLLQTPAGLPGISYGAGLSATQYALWTCPLGITAMFAGPLGGYLAKRIGARQVLLASGVLFLITMFLGSDMLTVQWQVAALSMIAGFSVGFLHSSNANLVQDSLPPETSGVGTAIAGVTMQLCSAIAVTVTGVVMSHHVQAVNPKTHAVLYADEAISRGFLYAGAVGLVGLAVAIVMKHGRRPATGGLAPSISDADQSELESGASNAPTDMSTR; from the coding sequence ATGGCGCTCGCCCTCACCCCGGTTCGAGGCAAGGTTCCACGAGCCCGAATCTTCGCCGTACTCGCCGTGATCATCTTCTTCTCCGAGATCGCGACGTTCGAGATCCTCATGGTGTACCCGGCCATGCCGCACATGGCATCGGCCTTCCAGACGCTGAACATCGCGTGGGTGGTCTCGATCGTCACGCTCACCGGCGCGACGCTCATGCCGCTCATCGGAAAGGCGTCGGACAAGCTGGGCAAGAAGCGGGTGATCCTCGGCCTTGCCGTCGTCTTCGTGCTCGGCAGCATCGTGTGCGCGACGGCGACCTCGTTCGCCGTCCTGCTCGCGGGTCGCGCGATGCAGGGCGTACTGGTCGGGATCGTCGCGCTCTCGTACAGCCTCGTGCGCGACATCATGCCGCGCGACTTCGTACCCGTCGCACTCGGCATGGTCGCGACCGGTATCGGCATGTCGGCGGTCGCCGGCCCGTTCATCGCCGGCTGGCTGATCGACGGCTTCGGCTTCCACGGGATCTTCTGGTTCATGGCGATCTATCTCGCCGTACTGATCCCCCTGTACTGGGCGGTGGTGCCGGAGAGTCCGGTGCGCACCGACCGCCCGGTGGACTACCTCGGTACCGCGCTTCTCGGCCCTGGCGTCGCGGTTCTGCTCCTGGGCATCACGAAGGGCAGCTCGTGGGGCTGGACGGCAGCGAGCACTCGCGGCCTGCTGCTGCTGGGCGCGGCGATGCTCGTGGCATTCGTCGCGTGGCAGCGCCTGGCAGCGCATCCGCTCATCGACCTGAAGATCCTCTTCGGCCGCAAGTTCGGTCCCACGGTGCTCGCGGTCAGCGGACTCGCCTACATGATGAACGCTCACTCGATGCTCATGCCCACTCTCCTGCAGACTCCCGCCGGATTGCCCGGGATCTCCTACGGTGCAGGACTTTCCGCTACCCAGTACGCACTGTGGACCTGCCCACTCGGCATCACCGCCATGTTCGCGGGGCCACTCGGCGGCTACCTTGCCAAGCGGATCGGGGCACGTCAGGTCCTGCTCGCCTCCGGAGTCCTGTTCCTGATCACGATGTTCCTCGGCAGCGACATGCTCACGGTGCAGTGGCAGGTGGCCGCGCTGAGCATGATCGCCGGCTTCTCGGTGGGCTTCCTGCACTCGTCCAACGCCAACCTCGTGCAGGACTCGCTGCCGCCCGAGACCAGCGGTGTGGGCACCGCGATCGCCGGCGTGACGATGCAGCTGTGCTCGGCGATCGCGGTGACCGTCACCGGCGTGGTGATGTCACATCACGTCCAGGCGGTCAACCCGAAGACGCACGCTGTCCTCTATGCCGACGAGGCGATCTCGCGCGGCTTCCTCTACGCCGGAGCGGTTGGACTCGTCGGCCTCGCAGTCGCGATCGTGATGAAGCACGGCCGCCGGCCCGCCACAGGCGGACTGGCGCCCTCGATCTCGGACGCCGATCAGTCCGAGCTCGAGTCGGGCGCCTCCAACGCTCCCACCGACATGTCGACCAGATGA